In Elusimicrobiota bacterium, one DNA window encodes the following:
- a CDS encoding discoidin domain-containing protein produces GHDLVGAFRKLQDEGVHPPLIPSNNYTRWTALAPDRGEWITIDLGAPTEFKEVVLHWEAAYAKSYRLKCSLDGRTWAKLVDPYISDGGFDRIPVGQRTARYVKMEVIARFNPEWGSSLWEFGVSDGRSVTASSNPLGAGAVIDGNPAP; encoded by the coding sequence TGGCCACGACCTCGTCGGCGCCTTCCGCAAGCTGCAGGACGAAGGAGTCCACCCCCCCTTAATCCCCAGTAACAACTACACACGCTGGACAGCACTCGCGCCCGATCGGGGAGAATGGATCACAATAGATTTAGGGGCTCCAACGGAATTTAAAGAAGTTGTTCTTCACTGGGAAGCGGCCTATGCCAAAAGTTATCGGCTTAAATGCTCTTTGGATGGAAGAACCTGGGCAAAACTGGTGGATCCCTATATTTCAGATGGGGGTTTCGATCGAATTCCGGTGGGGCAACGGACAGCGCGGTATGTGAAGATGGAGGTGATCGCCCGTTTTAATCCCGAATGGGGTTCCTCCCTGTGGGAATTTGGGGTGTCGGATGGGCGATCGGTAACAGCATCAAGTAACCCCCTTGGAGCAGGTGCCGTGATCGATGGGAACCCTGCGCCCTGA
- a CDS encoding MerR family transcriptional regulator: MGLKTIYLLKDLARASGYSVYTVEYYLKEGLIQEFGRGPSTGYRYFDEKSVRRLLWVRGMRKMGKSISQIKTLLNSKRVSGRKIPGGSAVPLGVAQ; this comes from the coding sequence GTGGGATTGAAGACGATTTATCTTCTTAAGGATTTGGCTCGGGCGTCGGGGTATTCGGTTTATACCGTGGAGTATTACCTTAAGGAAGGGCTGATCCAGGAATTTGGTCGAGGACCTTCGACTGGTTATCGCTACTTTGATGAAAAATCTGTTCGGCGACTTCTGTGGGTGAGGGGAATGCGAAAAATGGGGAAGTCGATCTCCCAAATTAAAACGCTTTTAAATTCAAAACGGGTGTCGGGTCGAAAAATCCCGGGTGGTTCGGCTGTTCCATTGGGAGTCGCCCAATGA